A stretch of Mesoplodon densirostris isolate mMesDen1 chromosome 9, mMesDen1 primary haplotype, whole genome shotgun sequence DNA encodes these proteins:
- the LOC132496112 gene encoding LOW QUALITY PROTEIN: geranylgeranyl transferase type-2 subunit beta-like (The sequence of the model RefSeq protein was modified relative to this genomic sequence to represent the inferred CDS: substituted 1 base at 1 genomic stop codon) yields MGTLQKDVIIKSDAPDTLLVEKHADYIASYGSXKDDYEYCMSEYLRMSGIYWGLTIMDLMGQLHRMNREEILTFIKSCQYECGGVSASIGHDPHLLYTLSAVQILTLYDSINVIDVNKVVEYVQSLQKEDGSFAGDIWGEIDTRFSFCAVATLALLGKLDAINVEKAIEFVLSCMNFDGGFGCRPGSESHAGQIYCCPGFLAITSQLHRVNSDLLGWWLCEQQLPSGGLNGRPEKLPDVCYSRWVLASLKIIGRLHWIDREKLRSFILACQDEETGGFVDRPGDMVDPFHTLFGIAGLSLLGEEQIKPVSPVFCMPEEILRRVNVQPELVS; encoded by the coding sequence ATGGGCACACTGCAGAAGGATGTTATTATCAAGTCAGATGCACCCGACACCCTATTAGTGGAGAAGCATGCAGATTATATAGCATCCTATGGCTCATAGAAAGATGACTACGAATACTGTATGTCTGAGTATTTGAGAATGAGTGGCATCTATTGGGGTCTGACCATAATGGATCTCATGGGACAGCTACATCGCATGAATAGAGAAGAAATTCTGACATTTATTAAGTCTTGTCAATACGAGTGTGGTGGAGTAAGTGCTAGTATTGGACACGATCCTCATCTTTTGTACACTCTTAGTGCTGTCCAGATTCTTACTCTCTATGATAGTATTAATGTTATTGATGTAAACAAAGTTGTGGAATATGTTCAGAGCCTACAGAAAGAAGATGGTTCTTTCGCTGGAGATATTTGGGGAGAAATCGACACAAGATTCTCTTTTTGTGCGGTGGCAACTTTGGCTCTATTGGGGAAGCTGGATGCTATTAATGTGGAAAAGGCAATCGAATTTGTTTTATCATGTATGAACTTTGATGGTGGATTTGGTTGCAGGCCAGGTTCTGAATCCCATGCTGGGCAGATCTATTGTTGCCCAGGATTCCTGGCTATTACTAGTCAGTTGCATCGAGTAAATTCTGATTTACTTGGTTGGTGGCTTTGTGAACAACAGCTTCCATCAGGTGGACTCAATGGAAGGCCAGAGAAGTTACCAGATGTATGCTATTCTCGGTGGGTGTTGGCTTCCCTAAAGATAATTGGAAGGCTTCATTGGATTGACAGAGAGAAACTGCGCAGTTTCATCTTAGCATGTCAAGATGAAGAAACGGGAGGATTTGTGGACAGGCCAGGAGATATGGTAGATCCCTTTCATACTCTATTTGGAATTGCCGGATTGTCACTTTTGGGAGAAGAACAGATTAAACCTGTTAGCCCTGTTTTTTGCATGCCTGAAGAAATACTTCGGAGAGTGAATGTTCAGCCTGAACTAGTGAGCTAG